Below is a genomic region from Actinomycetes bacterium.
CCAGGCCAGGACCTCACCGTCGAGGGTGGCCACCCGGACCCGCACCTTGCTGAACAGCGCCAGGTCGGCGTGCTCCCAGTAGTCCATCTGGCGCTCGTCGGCGTCGGTGACGTCGTAGAGGGCGACGAAGACCTGGCTGCCGGGCTCCTCGACCAGGGTGGCCAGCGGGCCCTCCCAGCCGCGGTCCTCGCCGGCGAAGGTGAGCCGCCAGCCGGGCAGCCAGCCGGTGCCGCGCAACGGCGAGTGCGGAGCCCGCTCGGCCATCTGCCGGGGGTCCATGTTGCTGCCGTAGGCGGCGTACAGGGCCATGACTCCAGAGGATATTGGCGAGCCGTCCTGGCCGCGGCCACCCGCCGCCGGTGTGGGGAACAATGTCGCGCGTGACACGCATCGTGATCGTCGGAGGCGGCCCGGGCGGCTACGAGGCGGCCCTGGTGGCCGCGCAGCTCGGCGCCGAGGTCACCGTGGTCGACCGGGACGGGCTCGGCGGCTCGGCGGTGCTGACCGACTGCGTGCCGTCCAAGACGCTGATCGCGACCGCCGAGGTGATGACCGACACCGCGGAGTCCGGCGAGCTGGGCGTCCGGCTGGGAGCCGCCGGTGCGGACCTGCCGCAGGACCGGGTCGGGGTCGACCTCGGCAAGGTCAACGAGCGGGTGACCGCGCTGGCCCGGGCCCAGTCCGACGACATCACCAGCCGGCTGGCCCGGGAGGGCGTCACGGTGCTGCCCGGCCTGGGCCGCCTCGACGGGCCGACCAAGGTGGTCGCCGAGCTCGCG
It encodes:
- a CDS encoding gamma-glutamylcyclotransferase — its product is MALYAAYGSNMDPRQMAERAPHSPLRGTGWLPGWRLTFAGEDRGWEGPLATLVEEPGSQVFVALYDVTDADERQMDYWEHADLALFSKVRVRVATLDGEVLAWIYVLADYEGGLPSARYLGLIADAAELAGAPDDYVAELRDRPCRSVGPGPTA
- a CDS encoding FAD-dependent oxidoreductase, which produces MSRVTRIVIVGGGPGGYEAALVAAQLGAEVTVVDRDGLGGSAVLTDCVPSKTLIATAEVMTDTAESGELGVRLGAAGADLPQDRVGVDLGKVNERVTALARAQSDDITSRLAREGVTVLPGLGRLDGPTKVVAELADGGQEVLDADSVLVATGAHPRVLPDARPDGERILTWEQVYALEHLPEHLVVVGSGVTGAEFASAYTSLGSKVTLMSSRDRVLPGEDQDAATVLEDVFRRRGMTVLSKSRATSVRRAGDSGDTV